The DNA segment GCTGTTAAATTCATAATATCAGCAATATTATTATGATCTATCCATTCACAACCAATTTGGTACTCTTCTGTTGATGGATAAGAAAAAATTGGTTGAACATAAAACCATTTTTTATGTTTTGTTGTTCTTCCCAATCTTTTTGTGATAATTCTTACAACATCCAAAGTTGAATCAGCTCTTAAAGAAACTTGTTCATTTTGTTCATCTGAAAATTTTATCAACTTTTTTTCATTTGCAATTGCTTGATGTTGAGAATATGAAAAGTTTGGAGTTAATATCTCTTCAAATCCAGCTTTATCTAAAATATCACAAACTTGATTTTCTAATACTCTTTTTGCTTTTGCCAATTTTCCAAAGTATAATCTACTTCCTTTTGGAATTTCGTGTTCAAAAATCATTATTTATTATTTCCTTTAAACATTGTCATTGCAAAAACTTTGTTTGCAGTACCATCAAATGTTCTAATTCCTAAATCATCAAGAGTTAATTCTACTGCATTTACAGCCCAAGAAGCTTCAAAATCTTCAACTAATCCCATGTGATTTATTCTAAAGATTTTTCCACTTAAGTGATCTTGACCACCAGCAATATTTACATTATATTTATTTTTTAAGATTTTTCTAATTTCATTTGATTTTTCTGTATAAACAGTTGTCATTGCATTTGCTGGACTTTTTGGATAAATATCAAATCCTATAGCTTTTAAAGCTTCTCTAGTTGCTTTTGCCCTTAATGCAGTGTTTGTGTATAAAGTATCAAATCCATCAGTTTTTAGTTTTTCTAAAATTGCACCAAGACCAATGATAAGTGTTGTCGCTGCTGTCCAAGCAGTTGTATTTTTTCTTTGATTTTTTAGTTCAATCGCTAAGTTAAAATAGTAACCTTTTGGATTTGCTTCAATTTTTTCAACAGCTTTAGAAGATAAACCAATCATAGCAAGACCTGGAGGTAACATAAATGCTTTTTGACTTCCAGTAATAACTGCATCAAGATTTGTAACATCGATTTTTTCAACCCCAACAGCAGTGATACCATCTGCAATAATCATAATATTTGGGTTGATTTTTTTTACTTCTGCCGCGATTTGTTCAACTGGATGTCTTAATCCTCCAGCACTTTCACAAATTTGTACAAAAATTGCATCAATAGTAGAATCATTTTTTATAGTATTTACAACTTCTTCAACATTAACTGGAGTATTCCATTCGTTTTTAATTTCTGTATATTCGATATCAAAAGCATTACAAATCTTTCCAAATCTTTCTCCGAATTTTCCAGAGTTTATTGTAAGAGCTTTTTTATTTGTTAAGTTTGTTATACAAGCTTCCATTGCTCCTGTTCCACTTGAAGCCAACATTAAAACTTCTGGCATTCCATAAAGTTCCAATAATAAATTTCTAGTTTTTTCAAAAATTGCTTCAAACTCAGGAGTTCTATGATGAATAGTAATATCAGACATTGCTTTTCTAGCAAATTCTGGTACGGGAGTTGGTCCTGGTGTTAATAACATTTCATTTATCCTTAATAATTTTTCAGTCAGTAAAACGGAATATTTTATCTAAATCAAGATTATTTTTAACTTTAGGAGTCTAAATAGAAATTCGTTTTAACTATAATTAGTTATAATCCAAAATATTTATAAAAAAGGAAAATTGATGAATTTTTTGAAATCAACTTTAGTGTCATTTGCTGTTACAACGACTTTATTTGCAGGAAATTATGCTATTGATACAACTCTTTCAAATGCAAATTTCACAGTTAAACATTTAAAAGTTACAAATGTAACTGGAGCATTTAATGATATGTCTGGAAATTTTGAATATGATGAAGAGACAAATAAATTAAAATCTTTAAAAGGAGAAATAGTTGTATCATCGATTAATACAGCCGATGAAAAAAGAGATGAACATTTAAAATCTGAGGATATTTTAAATGTAAAAAAATTTCCAAAAATCTTTTTTAAATCAACTAAAATTGAAGACAATATTGTTTATGGAGACTTAACAATAAGAAATGTTACAAAAAATATAAAACTTGAGTTAGAAAATCAAGCGTTTTTAGATAAACAAGTAATATTTTCAATGAAAGGTGAAACAAAACGAAGTTACTTTGATATTAGTTGGGATGAACTTTTAGAAACTGGTTCTATTGCTGTTTCTGATGAGATAAAACTTACAATAAATATTAAAGGAAATTTAATAGAAGAACCAAAACCTGAAGAGAAAAAAGAAGATAAGAAAAAAACAAATAAAAAAGTAACTGAAAAGAAAAAAGAAACAAAATAACCTACAAAAAAACCTATTTTAATAAAAATGTTAAAATAGGTTTAACCTACAAAATCCCTAAAATAAAAGCCTTATAAAGAAATTTTGAAATTTATATATTTTACTCTTGACATTTATTACTAATTAGTACTATAATTTCACTTATGGAGAATGTAATGAATAATAAATCGTTAAAAACATATGGAATTAGAACTGATAAATCTATGAAAACTGTTGTTAGATTAGAAAAAGCAAGTTTAAAAATCGCTAATTTAACAATTAATTATTTATCAAAACATAATCTTACGTTTAATCAATTTAAAGTGTTAGAAGTTTTATATCATTTAGGTGATTTAAACATAGGCTCAATTACAAAATTAACTATGAGTACACCAGGAAATATAACTGTTGTTGTAAAAAATCTTAAAAGAGATAATTGGATAACATCAGTAAAAGATCCAAATGACAATAGAGCATCAATTTTATCTATTACGCAAAAAGGTAAAGAGATTATTGAAGAAGTTTTTCCAAATCATGCAAAAAACTTAACTAAAGCAATGGAAGTTTTAAATGATGAAGAATTAGATACTTTATATGGTTTGTTAAATAAGGTTTATAAAGCAAATTAATATTTTTTTGCTTTATATGTACTAATTAGTAATATATTAAAAAAAAGGAAAAATTATGAAAAAATTAAAATTAGGTTTATTATCACTTGCTGTTTCAACAGCTTTATTTGCAGGAAATTACAATGTTGATGCTAGTCACTCAAATGCTGGTTTTACAGTAAAACACATGATGATATCAAATGTAACAGGAAAATTTAATGATGTATCTGGAACTTTTGAATATGATGAAAAAACAAATAAGTTAAAATCTGTAAGTGGTGAAATTGTTGTAGATTCAATCAATACTGCTGATGAAAAAAGAGATGCTCATTTAAAAGCTGATGAAATTTTTGCTGCACAAAAATTCCCAAAAATTATTTTTAAATCAACAAAAGTTGAGAAAGATTTAGTTTATGGTGATTTAACAATGAAAGGTGTTACAAAAAACATTAAACTTCAACTTGAAAATGGTGGAGTAGTTGGAGAAAAAGCTGGATTTGCATTAAGTGGAAAAATCAACAGAAGTGATTTTGGAATTACTTGGAATAAAGTGTTAGAAACGGGTGGAGTTGCAGTTAGTGATGAAGTAAAATTAACTATTGATATAGAAGGGAATTTAGCTAAATAATTTTTAGCTAAATTATAAATATTATGTATCCAACACTATTTATTTCACACGGAGCTCCAAATATAATTTTGAGTGATTCTAAATCAAAAAGAAATTTCCAAAAATTTGGACTAACTTTAAAAGTTCCAAAATATATAATAATAGTATCAGCACATTATGTTACAAAAGATTTAAAAACTATTAGCCCTGATACAAATAAAATAATGTATGATTTTTATGGTTTTGAAGATGAATTATATAAAGTTAAGTATGAAATAAATAGTGATAAAAATTTAACAAATAATTTAATTGAAGAACTAAAAAAAGATAATATAAATATATCAATTGATGAAAATAGAAAAAGTTATGACCATGGTGTATGGAATGTTTTAGCACTTTTATATGAAAAATTAAATATTCCTGTTTTACAGTTAAGTATTCCTATATCATATTCAGCTACAGAATTAATTCAATTAGGTGAAAAATTAAAAGATTTTAAAAATGATGCTATGATTATTTGTAGTGGAGGAATAACTCATAATCTAGGTGATATGAGTTATAACTTAATTCCAAAAAATTATGCAAAAGAGTTTAATGACAAAATAAAATATATTATAGAAAATGGTAATGAAAAAGATTTAATAAATATAAATAAAGATGTAAACTTTTATAAAAACCATCCATCGAGTGAGCATTTCTTACCTTTATTTATAGCCTTCGGAAGTGCAATAAATAAAAATGGAAAATCATTTAATAGTGAAATCTTATATACAAATATATCGATGGAAAGTTTTATTTTTGATGAGAGTAAATAATTAATAAAAAGGAGTTAAGATGGTACTGATTTTTGTAGCAAGTCTAAATGAAAATATGAGTCTTGCAAATCTAGTAAAAAGTAAATTAGAGAGTAAAAAAATAGATTCAAGGATAATAAATCTTGTAGATTTAAATCTACCAATGTATGATACATTTAAAGAACAAAATGATGGTATTCCTCAAGTTGCTCTTGATTTAGCAAAACAGATGGAAGAAGCAACTGCTTATGTATTTGTTTCCCCTGAATATAACTATGGTGTTCCACCAGTATTAGTAAATGCAATAGCTTGGATTTCAAGAATAGGAGATAATTTTAGAAAACTATTTTCTTTGAAAAAAATTCAATTAGCGACTCAT comes from the Arcobacter lacus genome and includes:
- a CDS encoding MarR family winged helix-turn-helix transcriptional regulator — protein: MNNKSLKTYGIRTDKSMKTVVRLEKASLKIANLTINYLSKHNLTFNQFKVLEVLYHLGDLNIGSITKLTMSTPGNITVVVKNLKRDNWITSVKDPNDNRASILSITQKGKEIIEEVFPNHAKNLTKAMEVLNDEELDTLYGLLNKVYKAN
- a CDS encoding pyridoxal-phosphate-dependent aminotransferase family protein; protein product: MLLTPGPTPVPEFARKAMSDITIHHRTPEFEAIFEKTRNLLLELYGMPEVLMLASSGTGAMEACITNLTNKKALTINSGKFGERFGKICNAFDIEYTEIKNEWNTPVNVEEVVNTIKNDSTIDAIFVQICESAGGLRHPVEQIAAEVKKINPNIMIIADGITAVGVEKIDVTNLDAVITGSQKAFMLPPGLAMIGLSSKAVEKIEANPKGYYFNLAIELKNQRKNTTAWTAATTLIIGLGAILEKLKTDGFDTLYTNTALRAKATREALKAIGFDIYPKSPANAMTTVYTEKSNEIRKILKNKYNVNIAGGQDHLSGKIFRINHMGLVEDFEASWAVNAVELTLDDLGIRTFDGTANKVFAMTMFKGNNK
- a CDS encoding YceI family protein, which codes for MKKLKLGLLSLAVSTALFAGNYNVDASHSNAGFTVKHMMISNVTGKFNDVSGTFEYDEKTNKLKSVSGEIVVDSINTADEKRDAHLKADEIFAAQKFPKIIFKSTKVEKDLVYGDLTMKGVTKNIKLQLENGGVVGEKAGFALSGKINRSDFGITWNKVLETGGVAVSDEVKLTIDIEGNLAK
- a CDS encoding DODA-type extradiol aromatic ring-opening family dioxygenase, coding for MSDSKSKRNFQKFGLTLKVPKYIIIVSAHYVTKDLKTISPDTNKIMYDFYGFEDELYKVKYEINSDKNLTNNLIEELKKDNINISIDENRKSYDHGVWNVLALLYEKLNIPVLQLSIPISYSATELIQLGEKLKDFKNDAMIICSGGITHNLGDMSYNLIPKNYAKEFNDKIKYIIENGNEKDLININKDVNFYKNHPSSEHFLPLFIAFGSAINKNGKSFNSEILYTNISMESFIFDESK
- a CDS encoding YceI family protein encodes the protein MNFLKSTLVSFAVTTTLFAGNYAIDTTLSNANFTVKHLKVTNVTGAFNDMSGNFEYDEETNKLKSLKGEIVVSSINTADEKRDEHLKSEDILNVKKFPKIFFKSTKIEDNIVYGDLTIRNVTKNIKLELENQAFLDKQVIFSMKGETKRSYFDISWDELLETGSIAVSDEIKLTINIKGNLIEEPKPEEKKEDKKKTNKKVTEKKKETK
- a CDS encoding NADPH-dependent FMN reductase; translated protein: MVLIFVASLNENMSLANLVKSKLESKKIDSRIINLVDLNLPMYDTFKEQNDGIPQVALDLAKQMEEATAYVFVSPEYNYGVPPVLVNAIAWISRIGDNFRKLFSLKKIQLATHSGSGGQDLLNALRSQFTRLGAVVMPREIIATYEKKCKEDSLERILEQFETLIKE